Below is a genomic region from Microbacterium sp. LWO12-1.2.
CGTCGAGCATGCCAAACGCGCACTCCGCGCCGAACTGCGCGAACGCCGTGGACTGCTGTCGGAAGCACAGCGCGAATCGGCCGCGAAAGCGATCGGCGAACGTCTGGACGCCTTGATCGACGAACACGGCGCCCGTTCGATCTCCTGCTTCCTCTCCACCATCACCGAACCGGGCACGCGCGACTTCGTGACCAGGGCCGTGCGCCGCGGCATTCGCGTATTGCTTCCGATCACTCGCGCCGACGGCCTGCTGGACTGGGCCGTCGCGAGCGACGACGACGAGACGATCGAAGGTCTGCACGGCCTCCCCGAGCCCACCGGCGAAGTTCTGGGACCCATCGCCGTGAACGACGTCGACCTCATGATCGTGCCCGCGGCGGCCGTCGACCGTTCGGGTATGCGCATGGGCTGGGGTCGCGGATACTTCGACAAGACCATCGGTTCCATGGAGAAATGCCCTCCCGTCTACGCAGTCATCTATGATTCCGAGATACTCGACTCCCTGCCCCGGGAGGTGCACGACCAGCCGGTGAACGGCGTCGTCACCCCGTCGCAGACCCTGATCCTGTCGCCAACGCGACGCTGAACCTGAGGACGAAATGCCCACCTACGCCTATGCCTGCACATCATGCGGACACAAGTTCGACGCCGTGCAGAGCTTCTCAGACGATGCCCTCTCGGTCTGCCCCGAGTGCGGTGGCGCGCTGCGCAAGCAGTACGGCTCGATCGGAGTGACCTTCAACGGCTCTGGCTTCTATCGCACCGACTCGCGCGCCAAGAGTGGCGGATCGAAGGATGCTTCGGCATCATCGAAGTCGGAGTCGACGACGAGCGCCAAACCGGCGGCTGCATCGAGTTCCACCTCTTCCTGAGGTCCCGATCTGCAAGGGGTCCCCATGCTCAAAGGTTTCAAGGAGTTCATCCTCCGCGGCAATGTCATCGATCTGGCTGTCGCGGTCGTCATCGGCGGTGCGTTCACCACTATCGTGAACGCCGTCGT
It encodes:
- a CDS encoding FmdB family zinc ribbon protein, with amino-acid sequence MPTYAYACTSCGHKFDAVQSFSDDALSVCPECGGALRKQYGSIGVTFNGSGFYRTDSRAKSGGSKDASASSKSESTTSAKPAAASSSTSS
- a CDS encoding 5-formyltetrahydrofolate cyclo-ligase — its product is MSNDVEHAKRALRAELRERRGLLSEAQRESAAKAIGERLDALIDEHGARSISCFLSTITEPGTRDFVTRAVRRGIRVLLPITRADGLLDWAVASDDDETIEGLHGLPEPTGEVLGPIAVNDVDLMIVPAAAVDRSGMRMGWGRGYFDKTIGSMEKCPPVYAVIYDSEILDSLPREVHDQPVNGVVTPSQTLILSPTRR